The nucleotide sequence GACCGGGAGAGCGCCGTGCTGGTCGTGGAGCGGCTGGCGGGCGAGGTGGTGGCCCCGGACCGGTTCCCGGCCGCCCCGGTCTCCGACGCGGATCTGTCCGGGGTGCTCGCGGCCGTCGAGCGGCTGCGCCGCTGGAGTCCCGAGGTGCCCGCGCGGTGGCGGGTCGACTACGCGCCCATGCTGGAGGGCATGCGGGCCCGGGACGCCTTCGACGAGGCGCACTGGACGGCCGTGCGGCGGCTGCTGGAGCTCGCGGGGCCGCCACGGGAGCTGGGCCACGGCGATCTGGTGCTCGCCAATGTCGTCAGGACCGCCGGAGAGCACGCGCTCATCGACTGGGCGAGCGCCGCCGTGTTCCTGCCCGGTGCGGACCTGGCCCAGTTGTGGCTGCTGCTGGGCGACAGCCCCGGCGCCCGGGACCGTATCGAGGCGGAGGTGGCGGCCCGTCCCGCACCGGACGGGCTCGCGCCCTTCCTGGTCAACCTCACCCTGCTGCTGTACCGCGAGCGGCGCGCCCACACCCGCTTCACCGACGAGGCGGCGCAGGGCCGCGCGGTCAGGCTCGACGCCGCTTGGGAGCTGACGCGCGAACGCGTCCTGCGGCACGCCGCCGGCTGACGGCGCCGCATGCGGAAAGGGCCTCCCGGCCGACGGCGGGGAGGCCCTTTCGCCTGTTGCTGCTCGTGCTACTTGATGAGCAGCTGGTGGCTGGCCAGTTCGCGGTAGAGGGGACTGCTGTCGGTCAGCTCCTCGTGCCGGCCCATGGCGACGACCTCACCGTGCTCCAGCACCACGATCTGGTCGCTGTCCACCACGGTGGAGAGCCGGTGTGCCACCACCAGCAGGCTCCGGTCCGCGCTGACCGCGCCGATGGCGTCGCGCATCAGCACCTCGTTGCGGGCGTCGAGGTTGCTGGTCGCCTCGTCGAGCAGCATGATCGGCGGTGCGGCCAGGAACGTACGGGCCAGGGCCAGCCGTTGGCGTTCGCCGCCGGACAGCAGGACGCCGCCCTCGCCGACCTCGGCGTCAAGGCCGAGCGGGGCGCGCATGATCACGTCCTCCAGGTTGACCGAGCGCAGGATCCCGCGCATCTGCTCCTCGGTCGCTTCGGGAGCGGCCAGAGCGAGGTTGTCGCGTACGGTTCCGGCGAGCACCGGGGCGGACTGTTCGACGTAGCCCAGCGTGTGCCGCAGGGTGCGGCGCGGCTGCTCGCGTACGTCGGTGCCGTCGACCCGCACGACGCCGGACGTGACGTCGTAGAAGCGTTCCACCAGGGCCAGCAGCGTCGACTTGCCCGCCCCCGAGGGGCCGACCAGCGCGGTGCGGGTGCCGCGCGGCACGGTGAGCGACACGTCGCGCAGGACCGTCTCGCCGTCGCCGTAGCCGAAGTCGACGTGGTCGAACTCCAGCGCGGGCGGGAGCTGTTCGCCGTCGGGCCGGGGTTCGTCGGACCGGATCCGCTCGCGGACGGTCAGCCGGCCGGCGGACACCGCGTCACCGGCGGTGTCGCTCTCCTGCGGCAGCAGCAGCACCT is from Streptomyces sp. NBC_00370 and encodes:
- a CDS encoding phosphotransferase, with translation MYRSRTSLVVSGTLAGAPVVAKVRTPEWRRQCEREIEAYDLFDTAPPPVRVPRRLVSDRESAVLVVERLAGEVVAPDRFPAAPVSDADLSGVLAAVERLRRWSPEVPARWRVDYAPMLEGMRARDAFDEAHWTAVRRLLELAGPPRELGHGDLVLANVVRTAGEHALIDWASAAVFLPGADLAQLWLLLGDSPGARDRIEAEVAARPAPDGLAPFLVNLTLLLYRERRAHTRFTDEAAQGRAVRLDAAWELTRERVLRHAAG